AACCTGGTCCCCCAGAAAGTAACAAATATCAGAAAACTGTTTTGTCAAATTatacagaataaaacattatttaacttcctgtttattgttttgttctaGTTATTTGTTTCCTGGCTTTCAAACCCATTCACGGACATCTTTCATCCATACTTCCAACCAGTGTTAATGTGACTCATATTGTCCTGTCATCTCCCTCTCCAACAGAGCTTGTCTGAAAAACTAGCACGTAAGGAGAAGGAGCACCAGCAACTGGAGGAGAGTCTAGGAGCTGAGAAAGGTGCCAAGAAGGGAGTCCAGGACAGCCTGAGGGAAAGAGAGCAGGAGGTCCAAGAGCTCCAGGCTCGGGCCTCTGGGGCTGAGGCCTCTCTGCACAAGACCCAGACAGAGCTTAGAGAGAGAACTGAGGAGGTGGCAAAGCTGAAGAGTGAGATTGGTGAGCTGGAGGTGAAGCATGCAGAGCTGAAGGTTGAGAGGAAACAGCTTAATCAGcaaagggaggaaaaagaaagtcaAGGTGCTCAGCAGCAGACCGAGATCAGTCAGGTGAGTTGTACTGACAAACAGATGACTGCATGTAGGACAACAAGACAAATTATAGGAAGGAATTTTCATGTTTGCTTAAATATTTCAGTTAACTTTACTCAGCCCAACATGATgttctgcacattcacacacaacagaaTGTCAGTCGCCATTTACATCTCTACACAACGGCAactcttcagtgttttcttcacCACGTCAGAAACCACAGTATAGGTCAGCACTAATTGAGAAACCCAGTAGTTTTTCACCCAtgcaagaataaaacaaaagaacacaTCGTGCTCATCCTAGTTTTGTAAAAAAAGTCAGTTTAGGATGGATCTGAAGAAAATGCATAATAGCCGAATTCTCCAAAAAAGATATCACTACTTCAGTAATGTTAAAAACTAATGTCAAAGAGGATTCCCATTGTCCATATTCCTCATCATAgtatttaatgtatttcttACCATTTGTAACCTTTTCTTCTCCATCTTAATCTTCACCCCTCTCCCTGCACTCATCTTAGCTTCACGCCAAACTTCTGGAGGCAGAGCGACAGCTGGGCGAGGTTCAAGGTCGTCTGAAAGAACAGAGGCAACTGTCTGGAGAGAAACTAAAAGACCGCGAGCAGCAGTCAGCCGACCTGCAGCTCAAACTCTCCCGTGCAGAAGAACAGGTTGGTGTCAGATGAAACTTTAAATGATCGCTGTGGGGAAACTTCATTGATGCAGCAGAACAGTCAGAACATCTGTGCAATAAGGTGTCCGTCGTAAGATGTGATAGACGCTGTAAGATCTGCAAATATTAATAAAGCTGAAAGAAGAGTGATCAAAAACAAGTAAATCAACGACCTGTAGTAAAATGACCATGATATCAACAATAATTTCAGGTTTATGGGAGAAACACTGTGGTTTCCATTTTCAGTTGAAGGAGGGTGCCAGTAAGAACACAGACCTGCAGCACCAGCTAGAGAAAGCCaagcagcagcaccaggagCTCCAGGCGCTGCAGCAAAACACAAACGGCAAACTCCGCGAAGCACAGGTCTGTTCACAAGCAAACCATTACATCTGAGGATTTGATAATAATAGAAGTGAGAGTGAAGTCAAGAAAAGCTCAGCACATAGAGTTTTAAAAAGAGAGGTCCTCTTTGGAATAACGTGTGTAGTCTTAGTCTATAGTCTTACTCAAAGTTATTCAGCTCCTGCTCTTGTGTGCCAGTGCTTTAGAATAAAGAAACTGTTAAAACTACATAGAACTTTTATGTTGCCTTTTCTTTATCCCGTAGAATGACCTGGAGCAGGTGCTGCGTCAGATTGGGGATAAGGACCAGAAGATCCAGAACCTGGAGGCTCTGCTGCAGAAGAGTAAAGACATCATGAGCCAACTAGAAGCTGAGAGAGAAGACTTATGTGCAAAGATCCAGGctggggagggagagacagctGTCCTGAACcaactgaaagagaaaaaccaCGCTCTACAAGAACAGGTGGCTGAAACACAGATACTTCCTTAAAGTTTAATTTCACTTTTGGTGAAATGAAACAGGCCAACCCCCTCGTCTGTCATATTAATGATGAGGAATAATGCGTTATGTTTGAGCTCATAACTTTGTATGTGTGGATCTTAAGGTGACGCACttgacagacaaactgaaaaaccaGTCGGAGAGCAACAAGCAAGCCCAGGATAACCTACACAAGCAGGTCCAGGAGCAGAAGACTCTGCTGCGTTCAGCCCAGGACCGAGCCCACACCCTGGAGACTTCAGTCACCGAGCTCACCACCCAGCTCACAGACAACAAGGAGAAAGTCTCCCAGCTGGACTCCCAGGTAGCTGCTACGGCATGTCTGTGTAATTCATGATAAATACAAGATAGTGGcttcattaaaaaatgttttataactATCTGGTTAGAAGCGATGATCCAAACACAGTATGTTCTTTTTGATTTACATATTTTGATGGTGAGACTGAGAGTGAGagtttttgttggtttgttttcttgcagCTGAAGGCAAAGACAGAAATGTTGCTGTCTGCTGAGGCGGCTAAAGCTGCACAGAAGGCCAACCTGGAAAACAACCTGGAGACTGCTCAGCATGCACTGCAGGATAAGCAGCAGGTGAGCTTCCTCTGCACTTTAACTGATGAGCAGTGTCCCATGTCCCATATTTCTCTTGCCCCTTCACTTCACTAAAGCCTTAACTTCTCTGTGCTGTGGTTTCCTCTACCCTCctgacttatttatttatcactcAGGAGCTGAATAAAGTTCAGAagaaggtggaggagcagaTCCAGAGGCTCAAGGAGAGGCATGAGCAGTGCACGCAGCTGGAAACCAGTCTTAAAGAATTCAAAGAAAAACTGCTGGCCTCAGAGCAGAGTGTAGAGCAGCTGGAGGGGCTTAATAAGGTTTGTGTTGAGCATTAATGGAGTGATTAATATGGGAACTAAAGACCGCAGTGACTGTTCTTTCTAATGTCGTGAGTATGAATAAATTTGATGTTTTCCATTGACAGAAATTGGAGTCACAGGTCGAGGAGATGCAGGCTACACGTGATCAGGCGCAGCAAGAAGTTCAGAAGTTGCAGAAGGAAGCGTCAGAGGTTAAACAGAAAACTAAGGAGTTGCAGTGCTCActggaaacagagaaaacagggTGAGCACTGGTTTTGATAAAATACAATTGATTAATCCTATCAAGGGATATTATATTTGgttcattttattatatttttaattaattgtccTGCTTTTAAGGGCTACTACGCTACAAGAGGAGTTAAAGAAGAAGGCAGCAGCTTTGAGCGCcacccagcagcagctgcagggttgTGAGCAGGATAAAGCTGCTCTGAAGGTGAACCTGGACAAGGTGACACAGGAGGGAAAGACTCAGCATGCAGAGCTGGACAGAAAAGCTCAGAAACTGGCAGCAGAGCTACAAAAAGCCCAACAGGAGAAGGAGGCGCAAAGGAAGGAGCTTGGCTCTACTCAGGAGAACCTAGGAAAGGCTAaaaaggctctgaaagagagtCAGAGTCAACTGGACACGGAGAGGAAGAGCCATAAAGCAGCCATGGAGGAAAAGGTAGGTTCAGTAGCCTGAAGTCAGGGATAAATGCAGCTCAGAAACATTCAATAATTGTGaatggctttcatagtactgccatacaagccagtagccagtcagacttacctttagcctcagtgttCCCTCAAGTTTGGCCTCTATCATTGATTACAAGGCCAATACACAAGgtgtccctaacatccgctggtggcCAGTAACACCTGCTAAtatctactggtagttggtaacctaaattgtgcagaagaccttcaaacatacaagggatattcaacatcttgtccTGACAAGACAAACAAATAGAAACCTATTTACAATATCAGGACATTCACATTAATCTGTCTCAACCCTCAGGACAAGTCCAACGAGAAGGCCCGACAGGAGCTTCTTAAGAATAATGAGACCGTTACCAAGACAATGAAAGAATCTAAAGAACAGTTGGAGCAGATGAGAGAGGTAAGCttctagaaaaaaaagaagaccgggcatttatgttttaaatgaaacaccTTAAGAACTATTCTTTTCTCTAAAAATGTCCAGGCAGAGAAAAAGCTGAAAGGGCAGCTGAGCTCTGTAGAGAAGCAACAGTCAAAGACTCAGGAGACACTGAAGGAAAAGGAGAATGAGCTGGAGAAGCTGCGGGCACAGCTGAAGACAGCCCAGGGGTCCtttgaggaggagatgaagaaacTGAAGAGACAAGCGACAGAGTTACAGGAAGTCAATGCCAAGAAAGTAAGTCATATTCTCTTTACAACTGTTACAACATTTACATAGATACATTTCCTACAGGCCTGTTGTTCTCtatatgtgtttatgtttataaaCGTGTGTCTTTGCCTCTTTATCtccaggcagaggaggagggtaaGCTGAGGGCCCAGGTGTCGGCGCTCGGCCAGGAGCTGACCTCTGAGAAGAGCCAGACGGCCGAGCTGCAGAAGACCTTGGAACAGAGTCAGGAAGGTCTGACTAAGCTTCAGTCCGACTTCTATGGCAAAGAATCTGAGGTCTCTGCTCTACGTCAAGACCTCAAGGTACGTTAATTCAGCAAGAGAAGGA
This genomic interval from Paralichthys olivaceus isolate ysfri-2021 chromosome 7, ASM2471397v2, whole genome shotgun sequence contains the following:
- the eea1 gene encoding early endosome antigen 1 isoform X4 translates to MVLWRAQEGVRQSPRTPENDGQVTSEDAVLEKKLNEAETEKFNIKQMKDLFEQKAAQLATEIVDLKSRYDEEKSLKEAADQRVAKLTEHLQKETQENERLKTELLQRPGVEDVEVLQKELIQVQTLMDQMTREREDESERLKSHYEELQADYTTSELTISQLKAELEKGPQEAAVYTQEIHQLQSNLNNLQQQSQSLSEKLARKEKEHQQLEESLGAEKGAKKGVQDSLREREQEVQELQARASGAEASLHKTQTELRERTEEVAKLKSEIGELEVKHAELKVERKQLNQQREEKESQGAQQQTEISQLHAKLLEAERQLGEVQGRLKEQRQLSGEKLKDREQQSADLQLKLSRAEEQLKEGASKNTDLQHQLEKAKQQHQELQALQQNTNGKLREAQNDLEQVLRQIGDKDQKIQNLEALLQKSKDIMSQLEAEREDLCAKIQAGEGETAVLNQLKEKNHALQEQVTHLTDKLKNQSESNKQAQDNLHKQVQEQKTLLRSAQDRAHTLETSVTELTTQLTDNKEKVSQLDSQLKAKTEMLLSAEAAKAAQKANLENNLETAQHALQDKQQELNKVQKKVEEQIQRLKERHEQCTQLETSLKEFKEKLLASEQSVEQLEGLNKKLESQVEEMQATRDQAQQEVQKLQKEASEVKQKTKELQCSLETEKTGATTLQEELKKKAAALSATQQQLQGCEQDKAALKVNLDKVTQEGKTQHAELDRKAQKLAAELQKAQQEKEAQRKELGSTQENLGKAKKALKESQSQLDTERKSHKAAMEEKDKSNEKARQELLKNNETVTKTMKESKEQLEQMREAEKKLKGQLSSVEKQQSKTQETLKEKENELEKLRAQLKTAQGSFEEEMKKLKRQATELQEVNAKKAEEEGKLRAQVSALGQELTSEKSQTAELQKTLEQSQEGLTKLQSDFYGKESEVSALRQDLKAAEEKLGFAQEELAANRTHQTSLEAQIQELKTSRSSLEQELTKQQQKGHQQEQTLKELQKQLNHTKEELEKEKSKVEELNKAKSFLEKSNSKLTVELKTLTEKSEKDLGELREAKQLLIQQKLELQGQVEAAQGALEQEQKEHQATRDSRSHKEEQLLTKTKTVQDQLAAEKRAREEQVKLGEEAEAKLGVQVTALNENVATLKRECQGSQRRVGELEKQTDELRGEIAVLEATVQNNQDERRALLERCVKGEGEIEKLQAKVVDLRRKLDDTTAAMQELGRENQSLQIKQSQSLTRKWAEDHEVQNCMACGKGFSVTVRKHHCRHCGNIFCAECSAKNALTPSSKKPVRVCETCFEELQG
- the eea1 gene encoding early endosome antigen 1 isoform X3, with amino-acid sequence MVLWRAQEGVRQSPRTPENDGQVTSEDAVLEKKLNEAETEKFNIKQMKDLFEQKAAQLATEIVDLKSRYDEEKSLKEAADQRVAKLTEHLQKETQENERLKTELLQRPGVEDVEVLQKELIQVQTLMDQMTREREDESERLKSHYEELQADYTTSEIRKLELTISQLKAELEKGPQEAAVYTQEIHQLQSNLNNLQQQSQSLSEKLARKEKEHQQLEESLGAEKGAKKGVQDSLREREQEVQELQARASGAEASLHKTQTELRERTEEVAKLKSEIGELEVKHAELKVERKQLNQQREEKESQGAQQQTEISQLHAKLLEAERQLGEVQGRLKEQRQLSGEKLKDREQQSADLQLKLSRAEEQLKEGASKNTDLQHQLEKAKQQHQELQALQQNTNGKLREAQNDLEQVLRQIGDKDQKIQNLEALLQKSKDIMSQLEAEREDLCAKIQAGEGETAVLNQLKEKNHALQEQVTHLTDKLKNQSESNKQAQDNLHKQVQEQKTLLRSAQDRAHTLETSVTELTTQLTDNKEKVSQLDSQLKAKTEMLLSAEAAKAAQKANLENNLETAQHALQDKQQELNKVQKKVEEQIQRLKERHEQCTQLETSLKEFKEKLLASEQSVEQLEGLNKKLESQVEEMQATRDQAQQEVQKLQKEASEVKQKTKELQCSLETEKTGATTLQEELKKKAAALSATQQQLQGCEQDKAALKVNLDKVTQEGKTQHAELDRKAQKLAAELQKAQQEKEAQRKELGSTQENLGKAKKALKESQSQLDTERKSHKAAMEEKDKSNEKARQELLKNNETVTKTMKESKEQLEQMREAEKKLKGQLSSVEKQQSKTQETLKEKENELEKLRAQLKTAQGSFEEEMKKLKRQATELQEVNAKKAEEEGKLRAQVSALGQELTSEKSQTAELQKTLEQSQEGLTKLQSDFYGKESEVSALRQDLKAAEEKLGFAQEELAANRTHQTSLEAQIQELKTSRSSLEQELTKQQQKGHQQEQTLKELQKQLNHTKEELEKEKSKVEELNKAKSFLEKSNSKLTVELKTLTEKSEKDLGELREAKQLLIQQKLELQGQVEAAQGALEQEQKEHQATRDSRSHKEEQLLTKTKTVQDQLAAEKRAREEQVKLGEEAEAKLGVQVTALNENVATLKRECQGSQRRVGELEKQTDELRGEIAVLEATVQNNQDERRALLERCVKGEGEIEKLQAKVVDLRRKLDDTTAAMQELGRENQSLQIKQSQSLTRKWAEDHEVQNCMACGKGFSVTVRKHHCRHCGNIFCAECSAKNALTPSSKKPVRVCETCFEELQG
- the eea1 gene encoding early endosome antigen 1 isoform X1, translating into MLRRILQMTPGKGGSQNAESEQPSTDLNHDQTSEGFICPQCMKSHNSAEELFKHYELFHDTGDLPAHMAPTREDLTMLRQEVQDLHASLKEERWFSGELKKELDKVQGHLKQNDGQVTSEDAVLEKKLNEAETEKFNIKQMKDLFEQKAAQLATEIVDLKSRYDEEKSLKEAADQRVAKLTEHLQKETQENERLKTELLQRPGVEDVEVLQKELIQVQTLMDQMTREREDESERLKSHYEELQADYTTSEIRKLELTISQLKAELEKGPQEAAVYTQEIHQLQSNLNNLQQQSQSLSEKLARKEKEHQQLEESLGAEKGAKKGVQDSLREREQEVQELQARASGAEASLHKTQTELRERTEEVAKLKSEIGELEVKHAELKVERKQLNQQREEKESQGAQQQTEISQLHAKLLEAERQLGEVQGRLKEQRQLSGEKLKDREQQSADLQLKLSRAEEQLKEGASKNTDLQHQLEKAKQQHQELQALQQNTNGKLREAQNDLEQVLRQIGDKDQKIQNLEALLQKSKDIMSQLEAEREDLCAKIQAGEGETAVLNQLKEKNHALQEQVTHLTDKLKNQSESNKQAQDNLHKQVQEQKTLLRSAQDRAHTLETSVTELTTQLTDNKEKVSQLDSQLKAKTEMLLSAEAAKAAQKANLENNLETAQHALQDKQQELNKVQKKVEEQIQRLKERHEQCTQLETSLKEFKEKLLASEQSVEQLEGLNKKLESQVEEMQATRDQAQQEVQKLQKEASEVKQKTKELQCSLETEKTGATTLQEELKKKAAALSATQQQLQGCEQDKAALKVNLDKVTQEGKTQHAELDRKAQKLAAELQKAQQEKEAQRKELGSTQENLGKAKKALKESQSQLDTERKSHKAAMEEKDKSNEKARQELLKNNETVTKTMKESKEQLEQMREAEKKLKGQLSSVEKQQSKTQETLKEKENELEKLRAQLKTAQGSFEEEMKKLKRQATELQEVNAKKAEEEGKLRAQVSALGQELTSEKSQTAELQKTLEQSQEGLTKLQSDFYGKESEVSALRQDLKAAEEKLGFAQEELAANRTHQTSLEAQIQELKTSRSSLEQELTKQQQKGHQQEQTLKELQKQLNHTKEELEKEKSKVEELNKAKSFLEKSNSKLTVELKTLTEKSEKDLGELREAKQLLIQQKLELQGQVEAAQGALEQEQKEHQATRDSRSHKEEQLLTKTKTVQDQLAAEKRAREEQVKLGEEAEAKLGVQVTALNENVATLKRECQGSQRRVGELEKQTDELRGEIAVLEATVQNNQDERRALLERCVKGEGEIEKLQAKVVDLRRKLDDTTAAMQELGRENQSLQIKQSQSLTRKWAEDHEVQNCMACGKGFSVTVRKHHCRHCGNIFCAECSAKNALTPSSKKPVRVCETCFEELQG
- the eea1 gene encoding early endosome antigen 1 isoform X2 encodes the protein MLRRILQMTPGKGGSQNAESEQPSTDLNHDQTSEGFICPQCMKSHNSAEELFKHYELFHDTGDLPAHMAPTREDLTMLRQEVQDLHASLKEERWFSGELKKELDKVQGHLKQNDGQVTSEDAVLEKKLNEAETEKFNIKQMKDLFEQKAAQLATEIVDLKSRYDEEKSLKEAADQRVAKLTEHLQKETQENERLKTELLQRPGVEDVEVLQKELIQVQTLMDQMTREREDESERLKSHYEELQADYTTSELTISQLKAELEKGPQEAAVYTQEIHQLQSNLNNLQQQSQSLSEKLARKEKEHQQLEESLGAEKGAKKGVQDSLREREQEVQELQARASGAEASLHKTQTELRERTEEVAKLKSEIGELEVKHAELKVERKQLNQQREEKESQGAQQQTEISQLHAKLLEAERQLGEVQGRLKEQRQLSGEKLKDREQQSADLQLKLSRAEEQLKEGASKNTDLQHQLEKAKQQHQELQALQQNTNGKLREAQNDLEQVLRQIGDKDQKIQNLEALLQKSKDIMSQLEAEREDLCAKIQAGEGETAVLNQLKEKNHALQEQVTHLTDKLKNQSESNKQAQDNLHKQVQEQKTLLRSAQDRAHTLETSVTELTTQLTDNKEKVSQLDSQLKAKTEMLLSAEAAKAAQKANLENNLETAQHALQDKQQELNKVQKKVEEQIQRLKERHEQCTQLETSLKEFKEKLLASEQSVEQLEGLNKKLESQVEEMQATRDQAQQEVQKLQKEASEVKQKTKELQCSLETEKTGATTLQEELKKKAAALSATQQQLQGCEQDKAALKVNLDKVTQEGKTQHAELDRKAQKLAAELQKAQQEKEAQRKELGSTQENLGKAKKALKESQSQLDTERKSHKAAMEEKDKSNEKARQELLKNNETVTKTMKESKEQLEQMREAEKKLKGQLSSVEKQQSKTQETLKEKENELEKLRAQLKTAQGSFEEEMKKLKRQATELQEVNAKKAEEEGKLRAQVSALGQELTSEKSQTAELQKTLEQSQEGLTKLQSDFYGKESEVSALRQDLKAAEEKLGFAQEELAANRTHQTSLEAQIQELKTSRSSLEQELTKQQQKGHQQEQTLKELQKQLNHTKEELEKEKSKVEELNKAKSFLEKSNSKLTVELKTLTEKSEKDLGELREAKQLLIQQKLELQGQVEAAQGALEQEQKEHQATRDSRSHKEEQLLTKTKTVQDQLAAEKRAREEQVKLGEEAEAKLGVQVTALNENVATLKRECQGSQRRVGELEKQTDELRGEIAVLEATVQNNQDERRALLERCVKGEGEIEKLQAKVVDLRRKLDDTTAAMQELGRENQSLQIKQSQSLTRKWAEDHEVQNCMACGKGFSVTVRKHHCRHCGNIFCAECSAKNALTPSSKKPVRVCETCFEELQG